The bacterium genome includes a region encoding these proteins:
- the argC gene encoding N-acetyl-gamma-glutamyl-phosphate reductase — MTAKVAVLGASGYAGGELIRLVDDHPEFEIAYLGAHSRAGSRLGDVHPHLGGAARRLEPIRADLPDRIDLAFLALPHGSSWEPAHLLAEAGVAVFDLGSDYRMDTPERYEAAYGSPHPLPAELPAWLYGLPELFGDTLPGARRVAVPGCYPTSALLGLAPLLSAGLISGPIVVDSMSGVTGAGRGLKAGLLYGAVDESVKAYGVTTHRHRPEIEMGLEGVTGVPESVQFTPHLVPMQRGILSTCSATLTRAGEVDSTLRDAYDSSSFVDVLDIPPQTRWVVGSNRALIYAAEDEPTGRAIITVAIDNLGKGAAGQAVQCANLALGLPEASGLTAVGWLP, encoded by the coding sequence ATGACAGCCAAGGTCGCGGTACTAGGCGCCTCCGGGTACGCCGGGGGCGAACTCATCCGGCTGGTGGACGACCATCCGGAGTTTGAGATCGCCTACCTCGGCGCGCATAGCCGGGCCGGATCCCGGCTGGGCGACGTCCATCCGCACCTTGGCGGCGCCGCCCGCCGGTTGGAGCCGATCCGCGCCGACCTCCCGGACCGGATCGACCTCGCCTTCCTCGCCCTACCGCACGGCTCGTCATGGGAGCCGGCCCATCTCCTGGCCGAGGCCGGGGTGGCGGTGTTCGATCTGGGGAGCGACTACCGGATGGACACGCCCGAGCGATACGAGGCCGCCTACGGGAGTCCTCACCCCCTTCCCGCCGAGTTGCCCGCCTGGCTGTACGGGCTGCCCGAGCTGTTCGGCGACACCCTTCCCGGCGCTCGCCGGGTGGCGGTCCCCGGCTGCTACCCGACCTCGGCGCTGCTGGGCCTGGCCCCACTCCTATCCGCCGGCCTGATCTCAGGTCCGATTGTGGTGGACTCCATGTCCGGGGTTACCGGAGCGGGGCGCGGGCTGAAGGCCGGGCTCCTTTACGGAGCGGTGGATGAAAGTGTCAAGGCGTACGGAGTGACCACCCACCGCCACCGGCCCGAGATCGAGATGGGGTTAGAAGGCGTCACCGGCGTCCCCGAGTCGGTGCAATTCACCCCCCATCTGGTACCCATGCAGCGGGGCATTCTCTCCACCTGTTCAGCCACGCTCACCCGGGCCGGGGAGGTCGACTCGACCCTCCGGGACGCCTATGACAGCTCCAGTTTCGTGGACGTGCTCGACATACCACCCCAGACCCGGTGGGTCGTGGGCTCCAACCGCGCCCTCATCTACGCAGCAGAGGACGAGCCCACCGGACGCGCCATCATTACCGTCGCGATCGACAACCTCGGGAAGGGCGCCGCCGGCCAGGCCGTCCAGTGCGCCAACCTCGCCCTGGGGCTGCCCGAGGCAAGCGGACTGACCGCGGTCGGGTGGTTGCCGTGA
- a CDS encoding protein phosphatase 2C domain-containing protein, giving the protein MRFVWAAGTDTGRKRPNNEDSIHPEHDGRTSGSLLVAVADGMGGHHGGEVASSVAIKAVVETAGTPEDQVRAANDAILARVFGDPRLAGMGTTLTVAELRPDGEVTLGHVGDSRAYRWHAGRFKQLTIDHTFVQEEVDAGRLSQEQARHHPERSVLTRALGFEPGLEVDRVRLKVSAGDRLLVCSDGLTSMVRDDRIAGILESGAPSEAVWALIEAANRSGGVDNVSVIVVAIAEDEASGD; this is encoded by the coding sequence GTGAGGTTCGTCTGGGCGGCCGGAACCGACACGGGCCGCAAGCGTCCCAACAACGAGGACTCGATCCATCCGGAGCATGACGGTCGGACATCCGGCTCGCTGTTGGTGGCGGTCGCGGACGGGATGGGGGGCCATCACGGCGGGGAGGTGGCCAGCAGCGTGGCCATCAAGGCGGTGGTCGAGACCGCCGGAACACCTGAGGATCAGGTGCGGGCGGCCAACGATGCCATCCTGGCCAGGGTTTTCGGGGATCCCCGGCTGGCCGGAATGGGCACCACGCTCACGGTCGCCGAACTGCGTCCTGACGGCGAGGTCACCCTCGGGCACGTCGGGGATAGCCGCGCCTACCGGTGGCATGCCGGACGCTTCAAGCAGCTCACGATCGACCACACCTTCGTTCAGGAAGAGGTCGATGCCGGACGGCTTTCCCAGGAACAGGCGCGCCACCATCCCGAGCGGTCCGTCCTCACGAGGGCACTGGGATTCGAGCCTGGCCTGGAGGTTGACAGAGTTCGACTGAAGGTCTCGGCAGGTGACCGCCTGCTGGTGTGCTCCGACGGTCTCACATCGATGGTCAGAGATGATCGGATCGCCGGCATCCTGGAGAGTGGGGCGCCATCGGAGGCGGTGTGGGCGCTGATCGAAGCCGCCAACCGGTCGGGAGGGGTGGACAACGTGTCCGTAATCGTGGTGGCGATCGCAGAGGACGAAGCGAGCGGGGATTGA
- a CDS encoding hydroxyacid dehydrogenase, with translation MEKVPAGTRPVVVIAEVLAASCAEYLRDTCEVVEAAGEPRSQLLGMLSDAEGLVVRSGTRVDRELLEAAPRLRVVGRAGVGVDNIDLDEATRRGILVANAPLANSVSAAEHAFGLMLSQARNIARADATIRAGRWDRAAFRGVELHGKVLGLVGLGRIGALVAHRALAFGMSVLAYDPYITADQARQAGGELRDLDSLLAESDFISLHLPRTPETENLLDAVAFGKVKPGVRIVNASRGGIIDEDALAAAIRSGRVAGAALDVFATEPLVGGPLVELPQVVLTPHLGASTAEAQDKAGLHIAESVVAGLMGEPVPAAVNRV, from the coding sequence GTGGAGAAAGTGCCCGCAGGAACCCGACCCGTAGTGGTGATCGCCGAGGTGCTGGCGGCTAGTTGCGCGGAGTACCTGCGAGACACCTGCGAAGTGGTGGAGGCGGCCGGGGAGCCCAGGTCCCAACTCTTGGGCATGCTCTCGGACGCCGAGGGGTTGGTGGTCCGCAGCGGCACCAGGGTCGACCGGGAGCTCCTGGAGGCCGCTCCCCGGTTGCGCGTGGTCGGCCGGGCCGGCGTAGGCGTGGACAACATCGATCTCGACGAGGCCACCCGCCGCGGCATCCTGGTGGCCAACGCTCCACTAGCCAACAGCGTCTCGGCTGCTGAGCATGCCTTCGGGCTGATGCTCTCCCAGGCCCGCAACATCGCCCGGGCCGATGCCACCATCCGGGCCGGCAGGTGGGACCGGGCGGCCTTCCGCGGGGTGGAGCTCCACGGCAAGGTCCTAGGCCTGGTGGGTCTGGGCAGGATCGGTGCGCTGGTGGCGCATCGGGCTCTGGCGTTCGGGATGAGCGTGCTGGCCTACGATCCCTACATCACCGCGGACCAGGCCCGGCAGGCGGGAGGCGAGCTCCGGGACCTCGACTCGCTGTTGGCGGAGTCGGACTTCATCTCCCTCCACCTCCCGAGGACCCCGGAGACCGAGAACCTGCTCGACGCAGTCGCCTTCGGCAAGGTCAAGCCGGGAGTGCGGATCGTCAACGCCTCCCGCGGCGGGATCATCGATGAGGATGCCCTGGCTGCGGCGATCCGCTCGGGACGGGTAGCCGGCGCGGCGCTGGACGTCTTCGCGACCGAGCCCCTGGTCGGCGGGCCGCTCGTCGAGCTTCCCCAGGTGGTGCTCACCCCCCACCTGGGAGCATCCACGGCCGAGGCCCAGGACAAGGCAGGTCTGCACATCGCCGAGTCGGTGGTGGCCGGGCTGATGGGCGAGCCGGTTCCTGCCGCCGTCAACCGGGTCTGA
- a CDS encoding acetylornithine transaminase, which produces MTNPLTISEREAASIMQTYGRSPVTFVRGDGCRLYDEEGTDYLDCLAGIAVASVGHANAAVAAAVARQMTRLVHVSNLYYIVPQVELAERLTALSGLDRVFFANCGATANETAIKLARRWGQKTRGPDCYEVVSLLDSFHGRTLAALAATGQPKKQSVFQPLPPGFIQVPANDIDAMAAAVGPQTAAVMVETTQGEGGILPLDVDYLQAVRELCDERDVLLILDDVQAGIGRTGSWFSWQDLGIEPDIATLAKALANGLPIGACLSTERAAVFDYGDHGTTFGGGPVVTTAAMAVLDEIEQRDLLANCHQRSRQFVSLLSEVPGVSAVRGRGLMLGAVLDSPRAAEVNQAALSNGLLVNNVTADTVRFTPPLVITEDETHEAVSKFEASLG; this is translated from the coding sequence GTGACCAACCCTCTGACCATTTCCGAGCGGGAGGCCGCCTCGATCATGCAGACCTACGGCCGATCCCCGGTGACCTTCGTGCGCGGCGACGGGTGCCGCCTGTACGACGAGGAAGGCACCGACTATCTCGACTGCCTGGCCGGGATCGCGGTGGCCTCCGTCGGGCATGCGAATGCCGCGGTCGCCGCGGCCGTGGCGCGCCAGATGACCCGACTGGTCCACGTATCCAACCTCTACTACATAGTCCCGCAGGTCGAGTTGGCGGAGAGGCTCACGGCCCTCTCCGGATTGGACCGGGTGTTCTTCGCCAACTGCGGCGCCACCGCCAACGAGACCGCCATCAAGCTCGCCCGGCGGTGGGGCCAGAAGACCCGTGGTCCTGACTGCTACGAGGTTGTCTCGTTGCTCGACTCATTCCACGGACGGACGCTCGCGGCCCTCGCCGCAACCGGTCAGCCCAAGAAGCAGTCGGTCTTCCAGCCCCTTCCCCCGGGTTTCATACAGGTACCGGCCAACGACATCGACGCCATGGCGGCGGCGGTCGGGCCGCAGACCGCCGCCGTGATGGTCGAGACCACCCAGGGCGAGGGCGGCATTCTTCCTCTGGACGTGGACTACCTGCAGGCTGTGCGCGAGCTCTGCGACGAGCGCGACGTCCTGCTGATCCTCGACGACGTGCAGGCCGGGATCGGGCGTACCGGGTCGTGGTTCTCCTGGCAGGACCTGGGGATCGAACCCGACATAGCCACCCTCGCCAAAGCACTGGCCAACGGCCTGCCGATCGGAGCCTGCCTCTCTACGGAGCGGGCGGCAGTGTTCGACTACGGGGATCATGGCACCACCTTCGGCGGCGGACCCGTGGTCACGACGGCGGCGATGGCCGTGCTGGACGAGATCGAACAACGCGATCTGCTCGCCAACTGCCACCAACGGAGTCGTCAGTTCGTTTCCCTCCTGAGTGAAGTGCCGGGAGTCAGTGCAGTCCGGGGTCGGGGGCTGATGCTCGGCGCAGTGCTCGACTCCCCACGGGCCGCCGAGGTCAACCAGGCAGCCCTGTCCAACGGGTTGCTGGTCAACAACGTGACCGCCGACACAGTGCGCTTCACTCCACCCCTGGTGATCACGGAGGACGAGACCCACGAGGCTGTCTCGAAGTTCGAGGCCTCGCTCGGGTAG
- the argB gene encoding acetylglutamate kinase — MAKAKVLTEAMPYIRQFAGKTLVIKYGGSAMVDDTLRSSFARDITLLGLLGLRPVVVHGGGPHISRAMARAGIEPRWVDGLRVTDEKTLGVVRATLGLEINPDIVRLLEDHGADAKGFSDLGSDLLVARQLHADLGFVGKVVGVNTGPIRGLLNQGVVPVLAPLARGSDGHDYNINADTAAGALAAALGARKLIYLTDVEGLYRDLDDEDSLIEAMFLDELRELLGNGSVSAGMLPKLRSCIRALEDGVPQAHILDGRIQHAVLLEVFTPEGIGTMITPGGKS, encoded by the coding sequence ATGGCCAAGGCCAAGGTCCTCACCGAAGCCATGCCGTACATCCGGCAGTTCGCCGGCAAGACGCTGGTCATCAAGTACGGCGGCTCGGCGATGGTGGACGACACCCTCCGGTCGAGCTTCGCCCGCGACATCACCCTGCTGGGGCTGCTGGGCCTCCGGCCTGTGGTGGTCCACGGCGGCGGCCCTCATATCTCCAGAGCAATGGCTCGCGCGGGGATAGAGCCTCGCTGGGTGGACGGCCTGCGGGTCACCGACGAGAAGACTCTCGGCGTCGTCCGGGCGACGCTGGGGCTCGAGATCAACCCCGACATCGTCAGGCTGTTGGAAGATCACGGCGCCGATGCGAAGGGGTTCAGCGACCTCGGCAGCGACCTGCTGGTCGCTCGCCAACTCCATGCCGACCTGGGCTTCGTGGGTAAGGTCGTGGGCGTGAACACCGGCCCGATCCGCGGCCTGCTGAACCAGGGCGTGGTGCCCGTGCTGGCACCCCTGGCGCGCGGCAGTGACGGACACGACTACAACATCAACGCGGATACCGCGGCCGGTGCGCTGGCCGCGGCGCTGGGAGCCCGCAAGCTCATCTACCTAACGGATGTCGAGGGGCTGTACCGGGACCTCGATGACGAGGACAGCCTGATCGAGGCCATGTTCCTGGACGAACTACGGGAACTGTTGGGGAACGGTAGTGTCTCGGCCGGGATGCTCCCCAAGCTCAGGTCGTGTATCAGGGCACTGGAGGACGGCGTGCCCCAGGCCCACATACTCGACGGCCGGATCCAGCACGCCGTCCTCCTCGAAGTATTCACCCCGGAAGGAATCGGAACGATGATCACACCTGGAGGCAAATCGTGA
- a CDS encoding FHA domain-containing protein, with protein MPAAILVALKFIFVAIVYLLVWRVATAVAEHVGAKPWRVLSGPGTGLTVVRSDTQSGLEFDVRRPIVLGSGSEADVLIDDAYASDLHARLDPEEESLTLEDLGSTSGTYVNGKRVIAVVALSRGDSIQIGKTVLEVK; from the coding sequence ATGCCCGCGGCGATCCTGGTCGCTTTGAAGTTCATCTTCGTGGCCATCGTCTACCTGCTGGTGTGGCGGGTGGCCACCGCGGTGGCCGAGCATGTCGGCGCCAAGCCCTGGAGGGTCCTGAGCGGTCCCGGTACCGGGCTCACCGTGGTCAGGAGCGATACCCAGAGCGGATTGGAATTCGATGTCCGTCGCCCGATCGTGCTGGGAAGCGGCAGCGAGGCGGACGTACTCATCGACGACGCCTACGCGTCGGATCTCCATGCCCGCCTGGATCCCGAGGAGGAGTCGCTCACACTGGAGGACCTGGGTAGCACCAGCGGTACCTACGTGAACGGGAAGCGGGTGATCGCGGTGGTGGCGCTGAGCCGGGGCGACTCCATCCAGATCGGCAAGACCGTGCTGGAGGTGAAGTGA